One window of Paludibacter propionicigenes WB4 genomic DNA carries:
- a CDS encoding S9 family peptidase, translated as MKKLTLLSFGLWLMGQSLLAQGTVESYNRAFSLQDKFKDKVFYANVTPQWIGSSSLFWYVQNAPQGKTYILIDAQKKTHTHLFDHNKLALELTLATDKPVDALKLPLQSLKVTEALDSLYFVYNSYNWTYAIKQNSLKKGDKVVAVKEEYWGKVDTEREGKPVISPDKKLSAFVKDNNLYVKDLKTGIEKALSTSGTKEDYYSAYPYWSPDSKKVAVMRIHGAETRQLYLIESSPADQFQPKLQTRDYVKPGDVLPARTPVIFDIASGDRKVASNDLFKSQMDLKGFEWLPDSKSVLFEYNQRGHQVYRVLEMSAETGEIKTLVEETAKTFVNYTRYFRQTVNNGKEMIWMSERDNWNHLYLYDRLTGTVKNQITKGAWYVRDVLNVDEKKREIIFSANGMKANEDPYLVRYYRIRFDGTGLTCLTPEEGMHQAWFSDDKKYLVDVYSMVNKAPVTVLRSAADGKIIMPLEKADISELLKAGWIAPEPFVAKGRDGKTDIWGIIYRPTNFDATKKYPVIEYIYAGPGSQYTPKTFISYNRNMSALAELGFILIQLDGMGTSFRSKAFEEICYKNLKDAGFPDRILWAKAAAAKYPYMDIERMGIFGASAGGQEAMGAVLFHPEHYKAAYSSCGCHDNRMDKIWWNEQWMSYPVDSSYIASSNVENAHLLTRPLMLVVGEMDDNVDPSTTYKVCNELIKANKDFELVVLPGVPHTMGGDYGEHKRFDFFVKNLMGVTPPSWDKVVIKK; from the coding sequence ATGAAAAAACTTACTCTTCTCTCATTCGGACTTTGGCTTATGGGCCAGTCTCTTTTAGCTCAGGGCACGGTGGAATCGTACAATCGGGCCTTTTCGCTTCAGGATAAATTTAAAGACAAAGTATTTTACGCCAACGTAACTCCTCAGTGGATTGGAAGTTCTAGTCTATTCTGGTATGTACAAAATGCGCCGCAGGGAAAAACCTACATCCTCATTGATGCACAAAAGAAGACTCATACCCATCTTTTCGATCATAATAAACTGGCGTTGGAACTGACATTGGCTACTGATAAACCGGTCGATGCACTTAAACTGCCTCTTCAATCGTTGAAAGTAACCGAAGCGCTAGACAGTTTGTACTTTGTGTACAATTCATACAACTGGACGTATGCCATTAAACAGAACTCACTCAAAAAAGGAGACAAAGTGGTAGCGGTAAAAGAAGAGTATTGGGGAAAAGTAGATACGGAAAGGGAAGGAAAACCGGTTATTTCGCCCGATAAAAAGCTCTCGGCTTTTGTCAAAGACAATAATCTGTACGTGAAAGACCTGAAAACAGGTATCGAAAAAGCGCTGAGTACAAGTGGCACCAAAGAAGATTATTATTCGGCTTACCCCTATTGGTCGCCAGACTCAAAGAAAGTGGCTGTGATGCGTATTCACGGTGCTGAAACCCGGCAACTGTATCTGATAGAGTCATCGCCTGCCGATCAGTTTCAACCAAAACTCCAAACCCGCGACTATGTGAAACCGGGCGACGTATTACCTGCCCGCACACCGGTTATTTTTGACATCGCAAGTGGCGATCGGAAAGTTGCATCAAACGATCTTTTCAAAAGTCAGATGGATTTGAAGGGTTTCGAATGGTTGCCTGATAGTAAATCTGTCCTGTTCGAATATAATCAGCGCGGACATCAGGTTTATCGCGTCCTCGAAATGTCGGCTGAGACCGGCGAGATAAAAACTCTGGTAGAAGAAACAGCCAAAACCTTTGTGAACTACACACGCTATTTCCGCCAGACGGTAAACAACGGCAAAGAGATGATTTGGATGAGCGAACGTGATAACTGGAATCATTTATACCTGTACGACAGGTTGACAGGGACGGTGAAAAACCAAATAACCAAAGGGGCATGGTACGTACGCGATGTGCTGAATGTGGATGAGAAAAAGCGTGAAATCATTTTCTCGGCCAACGGGATGAAAGCCAATGAAGATCCGTATTTGGTGCGTTATTACCGCATCCGCTTTGACGGTACGGGACTTACTTGCCTTACGCCCGAGGAAGGAATGCATCAGGCTTGGTTCTCCGACGATAAAAAGTATTTGGTAGACGTTTATTCGATGGTCAACAAAGCTCCGGTGACTGTATTACGCAGCGCTGCGGATGGAAAAATCATTATGCCGCTCGAAAAAGCCGACATCAGCGAGTTGCTCAAAGCCGGATGGATTGCACCCGAACCTTTTGTAGCCAAAGGGCGCGATGGAAAAACCGATATCTGGGGAATTATTTACCGTCCGACCAACTTTGACGCGACTAAGAAATATCCAGTCATTGAATATATCTATGCCGGACCGGGTAGCCAGTATACTCCCAAAACATTTATTTCGTACAACCGGAACATGTCCGCTCTTGCCGAGCTCGGGTTTATCCTTATTCAGCTGGATGGTATGGGAACTTCGTTCCGTTCCAAAGCATTCGAAGAAATCTGTTACAAGAATCTGAAAGATGCCGGATTTCCAGACCGCATCCTGTGGGCAAAAGCTGCGGCTGCCAAATATCCGTATATGGACATAGAGCGTATGGGTATTTTCGGAGCTTCGGCAGGCGGACAGGAAGCGATGGGTGCCGTACTGTTTCACCCCGAGCACTACAAAGCAGCTTATTCTTCGTGCGGCTGCCATGACAATCGCATGGACAAGATATGGTGGAACGAGCAGTGGATGAGCTATCCTGTCGACTCCAGTTACATTGCCAGTTCCAATGTGGAAAATGCACACCTGCTTACCCGCCCGCTTATGTTAGTTGTAGGCGAGATGGATGACAACGTAGATCCTTCGACTACCTACAAGGTATGCAACGAACTGATAAAAGCCAATAAAGACTTCGAGCTGGTAGTGTTGCCCGGCGTGCCGCACACCATGGGTGGCGACTATGGCGAGCACAAACGCTTCGACTTCTTTGTGAAAAACCTGATGGGTGTTACACCGCCCAGCTGGGATAAGGTGGTAATTAAAAAATGA
- a CDS encoding AAA family ATPase, which yields MSFKEEQVLSFEATSDTTSLEYLTFEVKPNLRLLKMAIVYGANASGKSNLLLAIQNMWSILFYPKNSKEENIKFSPFALTSDIPTESGITFYLDSVKYQYTLSYNEENILHEKMDYAPNGVMSLFYQRDFVGEDKVPAIKFGDLLGISAKSKKTLIDNTLNNHTLLSTYLKISVDAEPFKKVHNWIKDYVHEVNLNNSLIDITKKVLTDKKKTEFILESLCKADFNITRFELTEIKNEIPKNFKKQIENDPQLPKSFKEQLLKDTKEEILFQHHTKDGDFKLTSGSESTGTCFYIKLLDQLYEMVNQNHIFLYDEIEKNIHYDLLIHYLSHFMMNSQASQLIFTTHDQLLLDEDFIRRDMIWFTDKSKETGGSELYSASDFGLHKNISLYKAYKVGKLGAKPELGSIFLEN from the coding sequence ATGTCATTCAAAGAAGAGCAAGTCTTATCTTTTGAGGCAACAAGCGACACTACATCATTAGAGTATTTGACTTTTGAAGTGAAACCAAACTTGAGACTATTAAAGATGGCTATTGTTTATGGAGCAAACGCTTCAGGCAAGTCCAATTTATTACTCGCTATTCAGAACATGTGGTCTATATTGTTTTACCCAAAAAACAGTAAGGAAGAAAATATAAAATTTAGTCCATTTGCATTGACATCAGATATACCAACAGAATCAGGTATAACCTTCTATTTAGATTCAGTTAAATATCAATACACCTTATCTTATAATGAGGAGAATATCCTACACGAAAAGATGGACTATGCTCCGAACGGTGTAATGTCTCTTTTCTATCAAAGAGATTTTGTTGGTGAAGATAAGGTTCCAGCCATCAAATTTGGGGATTTATTGGGGATTAGCGCTAAATCAAAAAAAACACTCATTGACAATACACTAAACAATCACACCCTACTTTCAACCTACCTTAAAATATCTGTGGATGCAGAACCTTTTAAAAAAGTTCACAATTGGATTAAGGATTATGTACATGAAGTCAATCTTAATAACTCTTTGATTGATATAACAAAAAAAGTATTGACCGACAAAAAAAAGACTGAATTCATATTAGAATCTTTGTGCAAGGCCGATTTCAACATAACCCGATTTGAATTGACCGAAATCAAAAATGAGATTCCAAAGAATTTCAAAAAACAAATTGAAAATGATCCTCAGCTCCCAAAGTCTTTCAAGGAACAATTACTTAAAGACACTAAAGAAGAGATTTTATTTCAACATCACACTAAAGATGGTGATTTCAAATTAACCTCTGGTTCTGAGTCAACCGGAACTTGTTTCTATATAAAATTATTGGATCAACTTTATGAAATGGTAAATCAGAATCATATCTTTTTATATGATGAAATTGAGAAGAATATTCATTATGACTTGTTGATTCACTATTTGAGTCATTTCATGATGAATAGCCAAGCATCTCAACTAATTTTCACGACACACGATCAACTTTTGCTAGATGAAGATTTTATTCGGAGAGATATGATTTGGTTTACTGATAAATCCAAAGAAACTGGTGGTTCGGAACTTTATTCTGCATCTGATTTTGGATTGCATAAAAATATCTCCCTATATAAAGCCTATAAAGTGGGTAAGCTTGGAGCAAAGCCCGAATTAGGTTCTATATTTCTAGAAAATTGA
- a CDS encoding RloB domain-containing protein, with translation MGRSTGKRATLDSNAIAVIGEGITEQYYLQSIPNVKAKITPKLPQHSTGNKFLEDKIKECIDNGYSNIFVLIDMDNKTDVKDRVRYRQIKDRFHNKTFKNASRGTQSTIIFFENERCLEIWFLFHFKNTTAQFLSQNELIREIKRYCAYEKTEKFFLSTKGLHQYFTKNGGDLEMAKLRSESSIKRKDEEGVDYTYSEMKLFFDLVQKKDCD, from the coding sequence ATGGGTAGAAGTACAGGAAAAAGAGCAACACTAGATAGTAATGCTATCGCTGTAATTGGTGAAGGAATCACTGAGCAGTATTATTTGCAATCAATTCCCAACGTCAAAGCAAAAATAACCCCAAAACTACCGCAGCACTCTACAGGTAACAAATTTCTTGAGGATAAGATTAAGGAATGTATTGATAATGGTTATTCCAATATATTTGTTCTTATTGATATGGACAATAAAACAGATGTAAAAGATAGAGTTCGGTATCGACAAATAAAAGACAGATTCCATAATAAGACTTTCAAAAATGCAAGTAGAGGGACACAAAGTACAATCATATTTTTTGAGAATGAACGCTGTTTAGAAATCTGGTTCTTATTCCATTTCAAAAACACAACGGCTCAATTCCTTAGTCAAAATGAATTAATAAGGGAAATCAAGAGGTATTGTGCATATGAAAAAACAGAAAAATTCTTTCTTTCAACCAAAGGACTTCATCAATACTTTACTAAAAATGGAGGCGATTTAGAGATGGCAAAATTACGTTCTGAAAGCTCTATTAAACGGAAAGATGAAGAAGGTGTTGATTATACCTATAGCGAGATGAAACTTTTTTTTGATTTAGTTCAAAAGAAAGACTGTGATTGA